The Toxoplasma gondii ME49 chromosome XII, whole genome shotgun sequence genome includes a region encoding these proteins:
- a CDS encoding cathepsin B (encoded by transcript TGME49_249670~Product name based on PMID:12000756;19218426.~Signal peptide predicted by SignalP 2.0 HMM (probability 0.930) with cleavage site probability 0.467 at residue 37~Predicted trans-membrane domain (TMHMM2.0):12-35), translating into MEKMEGRKSFRVLGTPLPVAALAAILLLGCMYTRAAGTPDDSLFPLSEDTSVDPRESFSAEDVLNAFVSPESVESLFASIVAEQVVATSGNLTESAPRDRDSAPERRSDGGTLRGHPEDAGELLRLLLADSEDMELWKANFFRHLTHSMRHIVRDSVLVSEKAFPSEQADEAGRDPGDLKKALKETGEDVFWESRPASSNAAVALIKRKMEKQAGKTGEGAGHTWEPEVSLRFRYLSLKDAKKLMGTFLVNTKVEGFPTPKGMPLPAKEFENATEPVPAHFDARTAFPACKDVVGHVRDQGDCGSCWAFASTEAFNDRLCIRSQGKGLMPLSAQHTTSCCNAIHCASFGCNGGQPGMAWRWFERKGVVTGGDFDALGKGTTCWPYEVPFCAHHAKAPFPDCDATLVPRKTPKCRKDCEEQAYADNVHPFDQDTHKATSAYSLRSRDDVKRDMMTHGPVSGAFMVYEDFLSYKSGVYKHVSGLPVGGHAIKIIGWGTENGEEYWHAVNSWNTYWGDGGQFKIAMGQCGIDGEMVAGEAAWQETEGVVNGEEELPGQHASGARVGAHAEEEREM; encoded by the exons ATGGAAAAAATGGAGGGGCGAAAGTCTTTTCGCGTTCTGGGCACCCCGCTGCCCGTCGCCGCGCTCGCGGCAATCCTTCttctcgggtgtatgtacacacgAGCCGCAGGCACCCCGGACGACTCGTTGTTTCCGCTTTCTGAAGACACATCCGTGGATCCTCGCGAGTCCTTCAGCGCGGAGGACGTCCTGAACGCGTTTGTTTCTCCAGAGTCCGTGGAGTCGTTGTTTGCCAGCATCGTTGCAGAGCAGGTAGTCGCTACCTCCGGCAACCTGACAGAAAGCGCGCCGCGGGACCGCGATTCCGCGCCAGAGCGACGATCCGACGGAGGCACTTTGCGTGGTCACCCAGAAGATGCAGGGGAACTGCTCCGCCTCCTGCTGGCTGACAGCGAAGACATGGAGCTGTGGAAGGCGAATTTCTTTCGGCACCTCACCCACAGCATGCGTCACATCGTGCGAGATTCGGTTCTCGTCTCCGAGAAAGCTTTTCCGTCAGAGCAGGCGGACGAAGCGGGCCGGGACCCCGGCGACCTGAAGAAGGCGCTGAAAGAGACTGGCGAAGACGTCTTCTGGGAAAGTCGCCCCGCCAGCTCGAATGCGGCCGTCGCACTCATCAAAAGAAAGATGGAAAAACAAGCaggaaaaacaggagaaggTGCTGGACACACATGGGAGCCGGAGGTCTCCCTTCGCTTCAGGTACTTGAGTTTGAAGGACGCGAAGAAACTCATGGGGACCTTCCTCGTCAACACCAAAGTCGAGGGGTTCCCGACTCCCAAAGGCATGCCGCTTCCCGCGAAAGAGTTCGAAAACGCAACAGAGCCGGTACCTGCTCACTTCGATGCCCGGACCGCCttccctgcatgcaaagacgtCGTCGGACATGTCAGAGACCAGGGCGACTGCGGATCCTGCTGGGCCTTCGCCAGCACAGAAGCCTTCAACGACCGCCTCTGCATTCGCAGCCAAG GCAAAGGACTCATGCCCCTGTCTGCTCAACATACGACGTCGTGTTGCAACGCGATTCACTGCGCTTCCTTCGGTTGCAACGGCGGGCAGCCGGGCATGGCGTGGAGATGGTTCGAACGCAAA GGCGTCGTCACTGGAGGCGATTTCGACGCTCTCGGCAAAGGAACGACTTGCTGGCCATACGAAGTACCCTTCTGTGCTCATCATGCGAAAGCACCCTTCCCCGACTGTGACGCGACCCTCGTACCTCGAAAGACTCCCAAGTGTCGAAAAGACTGCGAAGAACAAGCCTATGCAGACAACGTCCATCCCTTTGATCAG GACACACACAAAGCGACCTCTGCGTATTCACTCCGGTCTCGCGACGACGTCAAGAGAGATATGATGACTCATGGACCTGTGTCGGGGGCCTTCATGGTCTACGAAGATTTTCTCAGCTACAAATCCGGTGTTTACAAGCACGTCTCTGGCCTCCCTGTTGGTGGACACGCAATCAAAATCATCGG GTGGGGCACTGAAAACGGCGAGGAGTACTGGCATGCCGTGAACAGCTGGAATACGTACTGGGGAGACGGTGGCCAGTTCAAAATTGCGATGGGGCAGTGTG GCATCGACGGCGAGATGGTGGCTGGCGAGGCTGCGTGGCAGGAGACCGAAGGCGTGGTGAACGGCGAGGAGGAGCTCCCGGGCCAGCATGCATCTGGCGCGAGGGtcggcgcgcatgcagaggaggagagagaaatgtaG
- a CDS encoding hypothetical protein (encoded by transcript TGME49_249660~Predicted trans-membrane domain (TMHMM2.0):219-237:251-274:467-490:504-527:531-554:573-596) gives MDARVHEAGTEPQEMREGSASICMPLADSGLVQIGKREMDDLCNSPIVREQTEQGKQLSPYPGETNAAASRQSESESPRSANHSDRAPGEADVFPALPLQDISRLFWGWEENIPKNSSTEASPRRFSPSAMEGADNGHEAENVKKSPGGNARDTEQPILLSLKPALHHVPYAGTSPSYSAHLRYELGLTRRFWSFDLHHRDWRQVFVSSYFPNLIDVAALVLIRLVLCVVLLVLEFFASSDVKNDLGWPMLLYFTNWNSYMTSIYFCLLCFLSVRAAWSFRTRTDSPGTDTEETPEKSVLSELVEHADVKANPTSGVDDSREVSAKETVQSQGWAARTSNETPPSAGSKLTKQKSRHLHYNPEKGLWGCFCIRSKHTAPTLPPKSTVRRKLADCLLLPGYHDLMSHEVYCVEGILLAPNPSYPDSLACPCVRRKRACAREKSESEPRVLEHESDSKCSGPRTPLLVSIVWLLHSVHLIASVGVCLIFFLLLNQNGNKFPESWYSVWKHLMIVVVTLMHSLLLSRIPLPIRHVVFAYIFIMVYLAVQVVVFLLDLPNGDGAHGYIYRVFDLRFPGRTLGVAALVLASIAVLALVLWSVSRQRSLLVDPPPCVAVSASTFVEMRAKQLAAKLHEMHLSVDCGVGDCCVDTREASRQTPFADP, from the coding sequence ATGGACGCTCGCGTGCACGAAGCTGGAACAGAACCTCAGGAAATGCGAGAGGGCTCTGCCAGTATTTGCATGCCTTTAGCCGACTCCGGACTGGTGCAGATAGGGAAGCGCGAGATGGATGACTTATGCAACTCTCCAATCGTGCGTGAACAGACCGAGCAAGGGAAGCAATTGTCACCCTATCCTGGGGAGACCAACGCTGCAGCCTCCCGACAGAGTGAATCTGAATCACCGCGGTCTGCGAATCACAGCGACCGAGCGCCCGGAGAAGCAGATGTTTTCCCTGCACTCCCTCTGCAGGATATTTCCCGGCTTTTCTGGGGATGGGAAGAAAACATCCCCAAGAACTCGTCGACGGAGGCAAGCCCACGGCGGTTCAGCCCGTCAGCGATGGAAGGCGCGGACAACGGGCACGAGGCGGAGAACGTGAAGAAGTCGCCTGGAGGAAATGCCAGAGATACTGAACAGCCGATTTTGCTTTCCCTCAAACCGGCTTTGCATCACGTTCCTTATGCCGGAACCTCTCCGTCTTACTCCGCGCACCTGCGGTACGAACTTGGCCTCACCAGAAGATTTTGGTCGTTTGATTTGCACCATCGGGATTGGAGACaggtctttgtttcctcctACTTTCCCAACTTGATTGATGTGGCGGCGCTGGTCCTCATCCGACTTGTCCTGTGTGTCGTTTTGTTGGTCCTCGAATTCTTTGCCTCCAGCGACGTGAAGAACGACCTGGGCTGGCCTATGCTTCTGTACTTCACCAACTGGAATTCGTACATGACTTCGATCTACTTTTgccttctttgtttcttgtcAGTAAGAGCTGCCTGGTCGTTCCGCACGCGAACTGATTCTCCAGGCACggacacagaggagacaccagagAAGTCTGTCTTATCCGAACTTGTCGAGCACGCTGATGTGAAAGCGAATCCGACGTCAGGCGTGGACGATTCCCGGGAAGTCTCTGCAAAAGAGACTGTCCAGTCGCAGGGCTGGGCCGCACGAACATCAAATGAAACTCCTCCGTCCGCCGGAAGCAAGCTGACAAAACAGAAAAGTCGGCATCTTCACTACAACCCCGAGAAAGGTCTTTGGGGATGTTTTTGCATCCGCAGCAAACACACGGCTCCCACTCTGCCGCCGAAGTCCACAGTTCGACGCAAGCTTGCAGATTGTTTGCTGCTGCCGGGCTACCACGATTTGATGTCGCACGAAGTGTACTGTGTCGAGGGAATTCTTTTGGCACCGAATCCTTCGTACCCCGACAGTTTGGCATGCCCCTGTgtgaggagaaaacgcgcttGCGCGCGGGAGAAATCCGAATCAGAACCGCGCGTTTTAGAACACGAATCGGATTCGAAGTGTTCAGGACCTCGGACGCCGCTCCTCGTTTCGATTGTTTGGTTGCTGCACAGCGTCCACCTCATTGCTTCTGTGGGGGTGTGTCTGATTTTCTTCTTACTTCTCAACCAGAATGGCAATAAGTTTCCAGAATCTTGGTACTCAGTGTGGAAACACCTCATGATTGTGGTTGTCACGCTCATGCATTCGCTGCTCCTGTCGCGCATTCCACTCCCAATACGCCACGTCGTCTTTGCGTACATCTTCATCATGGTTTACCTTGCTGTGCAAGTCGTTGTCTTCCTCCTAGATCTCCCGAATGGCGACGGCGCTCACGGGTACATCTACCGCGTCTTTGACTTGCGTTTTCCGGGTCGAACTTTGGGAGTGGCGGCGCTCGTTCTGGCCAGCATTGCCGTCCTCGCGCTCGTTCTCTGGTCCGTCTCTCGGCAGAGATCTCTTCTGGTTGACCCACCGCCTTGTGTAGCGGTTTCCGCTTCCACATTTGTGGAAATGAGAGCCAAGCAGCTGGCTGCCAAGCTCCACGAAATGCATCTTTCGGTTGACTGTGGAGTCGGCGACTGCTGTGTAGACACTCGGGAAGCAAGTAGGCAAACGCCTTTTGCTGACCCCTGA
- a CDS encoding hypothetical protein (encoded by transcript TGME49_249665): MTLVHEVLFPGPADTSETVIQHLVSGFAGEGASPSLPRRGGRIAEDKADVGHQEMCSILDRAEPQRARRHEKKRETNTTCTGRHTCRHTHVAKPGEFAANHGGVSQAGEDRFLRGNKHREF; encoded by the exons ATGACTCTCGTGCACGAGGTGCTGTTTCCAGGCCCTGCGGACACGTCAGAAACTGTCATTCAGCACCTTGTCTCGGGATTCGCAGGTGAAGGAGCATCGCCTTCATTGCCACGAAGGGGCGGACGGATCGCCGAAGACAAAGCCGACGTCGGTCATCAGGAGATGTGCTCTATACTGGACAGAGCTGAACCACAACGTGCTAGGCGCcatgaaaaaaagagag AAACCAACACTACGTGTACAGGTCGCCACACGTGCAGGCATACACACGTAGCTAAGCCAGGGGAGTTCGCAGCCAATCATGGAGGTGTTTCTCAGGCTGGAGAAGACAGATTTCTGCGCGGAAACAAACACAGAGAATTTTAA